A window from Candidatus Binataceae bacterium encodes these proteins:
- a CDS encoding SpoVR family protein yields MSTLEIEKQLRSSNYELTDLVEWDKLIREKVDAFGLDCYPQEFELCDHVGMLGYMAYSGMPSHYPHWSYGKSYEKLKTLYDHGVSGLPYEMVINSSPAIAYLMRDNTLLLQILTIAHVYGHNDFFKNNFTYKSTRAELTVETFKAHALRVRRYVEDPSIGVEKVERILDAAHALSWQCRRNLAIRKLDRKEQIDRAVEAGQPRYDPFQKIHARQDVSVADLHKVPLEPDEDLLLFIRDHNPFLAEWEKDLLTIVDEEAKYFIPMMETKIMNEGWASYWHHRIVESLALEQGLHLEFIVRHNQVVRPIPGQINPYHLGLKVWEDIYRRWTNPTKEEIKRDGAPTKSGDEKLFEVREAERDSSFLRRYLTAELIREMDIFEYESRGDELVVSKVGDDDGWREVKETLIKGVGTNSIPVIKVEDADFGQARTLYCKHYHDGRDLLLEYAEKTISYLQRLWGREVVLETTVDGKRSLLCCNERGFSVRALK; encoded by the coding sequence ATGAGCACGCTCGAAATCGAAAAACAGCTTCGCTCTTCTAACTACGAACTCACCGACCTTGTCGAATGGGACAAGCTCATTCGCGAGAAGGTCGATGCGTTCGGACTCGACTGCTATCCGCAGGAGTTCGAGCTCTGCGACCACGTCGGGATGCTCGGCTACATGGCCTACTCCGGGATGCCGTCGCATTACCCGCACTGGTCCTACGGCAAATCGTACGAAAAGCTGAAGACGCTTTACGATCACGGCGTCAGCGGCCTGCCCTACGAGATGGTCATCAACTCGAGCCCGGCCATCGCCTACCTGATGCGCGATAACACCTTGTTACTGCAGATCCTGACCATCGCGCACGTCTACGGGCACAACGACTTTTTCAAAAACAATTTCACCTACAAATCGACACGCGCCGAGCTGACGGTTGAAACCTTCAAGGCGCATGCGCTCCGCGTGCGGCGCTATGTCGAAGATCCGTCGATCGGCGTCGAGAAGGTCGAGCGCATCCTCGATGCCGCTCACGCGCTGTCATGGCAATGCCGCCGCAACCTGGCAATCCGCAAGCTCGATCGCAAGGAGCAGATCGATCGCGCCGTCGAAGCCGGTCAGCCGCGCTACGATCCATTCCAGAAAATCCATGCGCGCCAAGACGTCAGCGTCGCCGACCTGCACAAGGTCCCGCTCGAGCCTGACGAAGACCTGCTGCTCTTCATCCGCGATCACAATCCCTTTCTCGCCGAATGGGAAAAGGATCTCCTCACCATCGTCGACGAAGAAGCCAAGTACTTCATCCCGATGATGGAAACCAAGATCATGAACGAAGGATGGGCCAGCTACTGGCACCATCGCATCGTCGAGTCGCTCGCGCTCGAGCAGGGCCTGCACCTCGAGTTTATCGTGCGCCACAACCAGGTTGTGCGCCCGATCCCCGGCCAGATAAATCCGTATCACCTGGGCCTCAAGGTCTGGGAAGATATCTACCGGCGCTGGACCAATCCGACCAAGGAAGAGATCAAGCGCGACGGCGCTCCGACCAAGAGCGGCGACGAAAAGCTCTTCGAGGTGCGCGAGGCCGAGCGCGACTCATCGTTTTTGCGCCGCTATCTCACCGCGGAACTGATCCGCGAGATGGACATCTTCGAGTACGAATCGCGCGGCGATGAACTGGTTGTGAGCAAGGTCGGCGACGACGACGGATGGCGCGAGGTCAAGGAAACGCTGATCAAGGGCGTCGGCACCAACTCGATCCCGGTGATCAAGGTCGAAGACGCCGACTTCGGCCAGGCCCGCACGCTCTACTGCAAGCACTATCACGACGGGCGCGACCTGCTGCTGGAATATGCCGAGAAAACGATCAGCTACCTGCAACGCCTATGGGGCCGCGAAGTAGTCCTCGAAACCACGGTCGACGGTAAACGCTCGCTGCTGTGTTGCAACGAAAGAGGCTTCTCCGTCCGCGCGCTAAAGTAG